ATGACTTAGAGATGATTGAGTCATTAAGCAAAGAGATTTTTCGAGAAAATGAAATCCCAGTTAAAACTCAAATTTCTGAGTTTCGTAAAGATAGCATTGATGCAGAAATCGTTCTGCCTGTACTTTCAGTTACTTTTAGTGGGGTGATAGCAGTTGCTCAAATAATTAATCTTATACTAAATATACAGGAGAAGAGAAGCAAGAGTATTGCCCAAAAAGATACTCCTATCTCCCTCAAAATTGAGGCAAGTAATGGAAAAGAACTAGATTTTAGGATTTCTGGTAGCACGACAAACGAAGAAATAAGAAAGTATTTGAGTTCTGTCAATCAATTTATTGATGATTTTCTTCGAGATGATGATGGCATTTCATTAAATAATGATCAGCTAGGAGAGACTGCAAGCTCAACAGATATCGAAAAGATCAATTTGCTATTTAGAGGTTTGTTAAGCAATCTGACTGATATAAGAGAATGGAAATCTTTACCTCCAAAAAAGAATGGAGAAATAATTACTTTTAAATCAACTTTTGAGAAAACTAGCTTGAGAAAACTTATTTGTAACTCCAGAGTTTCAAAGATCTACTTAAACTATGAGGAAGCCAAGCTTTGTAAAGGGCTATTCTATATCTTGGAAAGGGAAAACATTTTAACTTTTCATGAATTAAGCGATGATTTTCGTGTAATTGACATGGAAAATATGTTTGTCAGATATGAAGTAGAAGAGCTTGCAATATTTAATAGAGTAAATCATCTTAAAAACTTTTTTCTAAACGATATATCCTCTCCATCTGCTACTGAAAACCTAGGTGAAGTAATTTCAATTTTGCTACTCTCAGCCGATCCATCTGATGCTACTAGATTAAGGATCGGAGAAGAATTTAGAGAAATCCAAGATAAGCTTCAACTAGCACAATTAAGAGAACGGTTTAGACTAAATCTTCGGATGTCCGCTCGCCCAGAAGACATCAGCCAATCATTACTAGATTCGCAGCCACAAATTGTGCATTTTTCTGGTCATGGCTTAGCTACTGGTGAGTTGTGTTTTGAAGACAAAATAGGAAAAGTACATCCAGTTTCACCTGATGCCTTGGCAGCTTTATTTGAGCAATTTGCAAGTCAAATCAAATGTGTGCTGCTCAATGCTTGTTACTCAAAAGCTCAGGCGATTGCCATTGCTCAGCACATTGACTACGTGATTGTTATGAATCAAGCTATTGGCGATAAAGCTGCAATTGCATTCACTATTGGTTTTTATCAAGCACTAGGGGCAGGACGTACGTTCAAAGAAGCTCATAAATTTGGATGTATCCAAATTAGGTTACAAAGTATTCCCGAACACTTGACTCCTATTCTTCTTGAGAGAGGCGCATGTGATTACTAACGCTGTCTAATCGGGATAGGGGAAAACCTCACGGTCTCCCCCTCCCACACCACCCATCGTGCGGGTCCGCAATGGGCGGTTCTCAACCTAAGTGCTAGACAGACTGACGGACTTGTCCTCGTAGCCCTGAACCTTCATCCAGAGGTCACGAATCGAAAGCAATCCCTGTTGTGCTAACCACTCATTCGTCATCCCTGTCTGCGTCGCCAACGTCCGCGACAACCGCCAATATCCCTTCCGGCTCAAGCCAGTGGAAAGGGCGTGCTGCCTCGGCGTTCCCAGTTTCAACAAATTGCCGATGCGCGTCCTCGGTCTACGCCATTGTTTCCAATAACACATCCGGATTCGTCGCCTCAGTGCGATCGCATATCGCCGTAGGTTGGGTTGAGACACGAAACCCAACACTCACAGGCTTTAGCCAGTATAATTGTACGGTGGGCATTATCTTTTCCGAGATCCTTGCTAACCCATACTCAACCTACAATGCCCACCACTGAAAAAAGGTGGGCAAACAAAGCTTAGAGACGATAGCAAGGGGTGTCTATTATGGCTTTGCCCACCCTACTTCACTACTTCACTACTGACCGCTGGTGGCACAGATGACATCGACAACATACAGCCCCTTTGTTATCAGTGCAATTCATCCAAGTTCAATGGTCGTTGAAAAGAACACTAATGAAGTTCCAGACAGTGCAACTCGGGATTGTTCAAGAGTTCTTGAATTGCTGTTGCTCCGGAACGAATTAATGCTTCGACTTGATTAGTTGGTGCATTGCCACATCGCAACCAAACAACTTTGGGTGGAGAGCCATAAAGCCGACTTCTTTCAGAGAAATCTGCATCTTGCGTCACTATGCAAAAGTCATTGAGCTTAGCAAAATCCCAGATTTCAGTATCTGTTTTCTCAGCTAGGTCATGGAATTGAACGTGGCTGGATTCAGGAAAAATATCAGCCAACCGATTAATCAGCTTACGGCTAAGGTTTTGGTCAAACAGCAGCTTCAAGCAGCACTCACCGATGCAACTAAACGATGTTCGCGATCAGCTGCGAACTCTAAACAAGCCCTAATGTCAGTTTCCGTTAATTCTGGAAAGTCGTCAATGATTTCAGCGGTAGACATACCAGCCGCTAACCAGCCCAAGACATCGTAGACCGTAATCCGCATCCGGCGGATGCATGGCTTGCCACCACGCTTATCAGGCTCAATCGTAATGATGTCGCGATAGCTCATAATACGGACAGGCTGCTTGTGCATACCTAAGTCTAAAGCAGGCTAACACCTCGCTGCAACGGACGGCGATTAGTTGGTCGATCTGAGGCAAGAGGTTGTCTGCCGCCGTTGAGCTTCACCGTTAGTCCGCAAGGTTATCTTTGGAGCGTTCATCAATCTTATTTGTTGGAATTCAGCAGCTAGCCACTGCGAGTCCGTCTGAGGGCGACGCGCTTGAAAACTACTATAGAGAACTAATTTCCAGATGTCGTTGCAAGTTAAACTAGCGTTAGCTGCCAATTCGCTCGATCTGAACTGTACACTGTTGCCATAGGTAGAAAGTGTTAAATACAAGGATTTTGCACCTAGAGTTACGAAACGAGGCCCTTTCGGAGGTGCTACCGAAATAGATTGTTTCTCCGCTGCTGTCAGTGCTGCGAATCATTGGCTTGAGAGTAACCCCGTACAAGTTGTGAATATCGAGACAATAATGTCGCCGAATGTCAAAAGTGCTACAGATGCTGGGGCATACAGATTTGGTATGGGGTTAGATAACTGGCATCAGTATGTACATGTCTGGTATATGGAAGAACAGGAAAGTTATAATAATCCTTAAAATTATTGCGACAATTGATTGGGGTATGAGTCAGCAGCTAGTTTTGGAAATCAGCGATGAAGTTTACGCAGACTTGCAGCGTAAGGCGAATGCAGTGGGCGTATCCATCCCGGAGTGGATAATTACTGTTCTCAGCAGGCAAGGGGAAGCTGTCACCAAATTAATACTGTCTCCGGAGCGGCAAGAGCAAGCACGACAGAAATTCAAGAGTCATGCAGGTGCAATTAGTCTAGGGCACGCGACGGGTTCTGATAACCAAGCGATTGATGCTGATCTCGCAAGAGCTTATGCCGATGAGTATTAGGCGCGGAGTGACTTTGTGCTTCTAGATACATCAGGCTTGTTGTGCTACGTCCATCGTGACGAACCGCAGCATGAAAAGGCAGTTCAGTTAGTCGATGGTGCAGGCAGTAGACTCTTGACTCACAGCCATGTTTTAGCTGAGTTGATTGCTCTTGCACTGGTTCGCCGACTTCCTCGGACAAAAGTTCTAGAGTTTGTGGTTGACCTGGTTGATAACCCGGACATAGAAATAGTCTGGGTTGATGAGTCGCGACACCGAGAGGCAATGCAGCTTTTGGTTAATCGACAGGACAAAACCTACTCATTGTGCGATGCGGTCAGTTTTGTCCTGATGCGCCAGCGTGGCATCAGCGATGCATTAACGACAGACTGTCACTTTGAGCAGGAGGGGTTTATCAGGTTGTTGCCGCCAGCAAGCTAACACCTCAGCGCAGCGAACAGTCAAAGTTTTCTGGTGAAATGCCGAGGGTGTCTGCCGCCGCTGGCTTTCACCGTTATGCGGCTGCAGTCCCTGGTGAAAGCAATCCCTGTAACCCTCGGTCAGCATGAAGGGCTGCTCTTCTACCGCTCTCTGGGTAAGCGGTGTAGGATGGTAGCAAGGAGGGTAATACGAATGTTCCTATCATCGACGAAGTCGTTGAACAGTTGAAAGCTATGCCTCAGCCTTTGCAAAGGCAGGTGCTTGAGTTTGTTATATCAAATCCGCTAAGACAGGCAACATTACGATGATGTATCACAACTGCAATCCGTCATTCCGGGCAAGCGCAGCGCGCCCCGGAATCTAGGCAGAGCGCTTTGGGCGTAGCTGAGATTGATGCCCTGGATTCCCGCCTTAAGGCCTCCGGCCTCGCTTCGCGAAACGCGGGAATGACAGAGATCTGTTTTCCTAGGTGAATTAACCGGATTTCATATTAGATCATTGGTGAAAGCAGAGGTTTGAGGTACACCAGGGCAACAATTGCTGCGTTTTGCTGGTTCAATTCCTTGCC
This portion of the Halomicronema hongdechloris C2206 genome encodes:
- a CDS encoding CHAT domain-containing protein; translated protein: MTSIKISGSHDDLEMIESLSKEIFRENEIPVKTQISEFRKDSIDAEIVLPVLSVTFSGVIAVAQIINLILNIQEKRSKSIAQKDTPISLKIEASNGKELDFRISGSTTNEEIRKYLSSVNQFIDDFLRDDDGISLNNDQLGETASSTDIEKINLLFRGLLSNLTDIREWKSLPPKKNGEIITFKSTFEKTSLRKLICNSRVSKIYLNYEEAKLCKGLFYILERENILTFHELSDDFRVIDMENMFVRYEVEELAIFNRVNHLKNFFLNDISSPSATENLGEVISILLLSADPSDATRLRIGEEFREIQDKLQLAQLRERFRLNLRMSARPEDISQSLLDSQPQIVHFSGHGLATGELCFEDKIGKVHPVSPDALAALFEQFASQIKCVLLNACYSKAQAIAIAQHIDYVIVMNQAIGDKAAIAFTIGFYQALGAGRTFKEAHKFGCIQIRLQSIPEHLTPILLERGACDY
- a CDS encoding HNH endonuclease, with the protein product MTAGGTDDIDNIQPLCYQCNSSKFNGR
- a CDS encoding DUF5615 family PIN-like protein, whose protein sequence is MKLLFDQNLSRKLINRLADIFPESSHVQFHDLAEKTDTEIWDFAKLNDFCIVTQDADFSERSRLYGSPPKVVWLRCGNAPTNQVEALIRSGATAIQELLNNPELHCLELH
- a CDS encoding DUF433 domain-containing protein, encoding MSYRDIITIEPDKRGGKPCIRRMRITVYDVLGWLAAGMSTAEIIDDFPELTETDIRACLEFAADREHRLVASVSAA
- a CDS encoding type II toxin-antitoxin system VapC family toxin, which translates into the protein MLLDTSGLLCYVHRDEPQHEKAVQLVDGAGSRLLTHSHVLAELIALALVRRLPRTKVLEFVVDLVDNPDIEIVWVDESRHREAMQLLVNRQDKTYSLCDAVSFVLMRQRGISDALTTDCHFEQEGFIRLLPPAS